In one Chlamydia sp. BM-2023 genomic region, the following are encoded:
- a CDS encoding DUF5398 family protein, whose amino-acid sequence MFNMENTAAQEDKSSRQLFDLEKEMQDLGKAQEINASVQDKVHKLNTSLREGSDRESFEKQQALLAGYLALQKVLGRINRKMV is encoded by the coding sequence TATGGAAAATACAGCTGCTCAAGAAGATAAGTCTTCTCGTCAGCTTTTCGATTTAGAGAAAGAAATGCAGGATCTGGGCAAAGCTCAAGAGATCAATGCTAGCGTGCAGGATAAAGTGCACAAGTTGAATACCTCTCTTCGAGAAGGTTCCGATAGAGAATCTTTCGAGAAACAACAGGCATTATTAGCAGGATATCTCGCCCTTCAGAAAGTTCTCGGGCGGATCAACCGCAAAATGGTGTAA